Genomic segment of Caproiciproducens sp. NJN-50:
TGATATGCGCCAGCACCATGGAAAAAAACAGCATGAACGCAAAGCTGCGGGTATGCCTGTTGTACCCCAGAAGAATCGCGGCGGCCAACCAGACTGCGCCGGCATTGCCGATCCTGGAGAGCAGCGGAAAAATAAGATCGGTGATTCGGTTATGGCAGTGAGTTTGAACATATCTGATGATTCTGACATCCATTCCTGTTCCTCCGGTCAGAGTTGTTCAGTGATTATTATACCATATTTTCCGCGGCTTGCGAATATACTTATATAAAAAACAGGAGATGATACGGATTGGAATGGCAGAGCCTGACAAAAGAAGACTGTGCGGAAAAACTGAAAACCAGCCTGCGGAAAGGTCTCACGCCGCCGCAGGCGGCCGAGCGGCTGCGCGAGTATGGAAACAACGAGCTGACCCGGCCGAAAAGGAAAAGCCTGTTCCTCCGCTTTGTGGCTCAGCTTTCCGATTTTATGGTGATCATCCTGCTCATTGCGGCGGGCGTTTCGTTTGTGACCTCCTGGCTCCAGCGGGACAGCGACTATATCGACGCGATTATCATCCTGATTATTGTCGCGGTCGACGCGGTGACGGGGCTGATCCAGGAAAGCCGGGCGGAACGGGCGATCGAGGCGCTCCAAAGGCTTTCCAGCCCGAAGGCCCGCGTCATCCGGTCGGGAAAGGAATTCGAAATCCCGGCGGAGGAGCTGGTCCCCGGCGACCTTGTCGCGGTGGAAACGGGCGACCTGGTGCCCGCGGATCTCCGCCTGACCGAATCGGTGGACCTGAAGGCGGAGGAAAGCGCGCTGACCGGGGAGAGCCTCCCCGGGGAAAAGGACGCCGATTCCGTATATCCGGCCGGAACGCCGCTGGGCGACCGGCATAATTTTTTGTATTCCACCAGTTCCGTCACCGCCGGCCGCGGGCGCGGGATCGTCGTGGAGACCGGCATGAGCACGCAGGTCGGCAGGATCGCGCACATGATCGGCCGGGAGGCCGCGCCGCAGACTCCGCTCCAGAAAAAGCTGGCGCAGACGGGCCGCATGCTGGGCGCGGGCGCGCTCGTCATCTGCCTTGTGATCTTTATCATGGGGCTGATCCAGAAAATAGACCCGCTGGAGATGTTCCTGATCGCCATCAGCCTTGCCGTCGCCGCAATCCCGGAGGGGCTGCCCGCGGTCGTCACCGTCACGCTTGCCGTCGGAGTCCGGCGCATGGCGGCGAAACGGGCGATCGTCCGGCGAATGCCGGCGGTGGAGACGCTCGGCAGCGCAAGCGTGATCTGCTCCGACAAAACGGGCACGCTGACGCAGAACCGCATGACGGTCGTGGAGCTGCAGAGTGCAGCGGGCAGGCTCGCGGCGGATTCGGCGGAAGGCCGGCTGCTGCTGGAAACAGCTTCACTTTGCACGAACTGCGTCAGTTCCGGCGGCAAGCTCCGGGGGGATCCCACCGAGACCGCCCTAGTCCGCGCGGCGTCCGCCGATCCCGGCAGGCTGGAGCAGCGGTTTCCCCGCGTCAGGGAGTTCCCGTTTTCCAGCGAGCGCAAGCGGATGACCACCGTGCACCGTCTGCCGGGCGGGCGCTGCCGGATCGTCACTAAGGGCGCGCCGGACGTCCTGCTGCGGTACTGCTCGTCCGGAACCGAGGGGATGGAGCGCAGAAACGAGGAGATGGCGTCGCGGGCGCTGCGGGTGCTCGGCGTTGCCTGCCGTGACGCGGACCGCCCCCCGCAGAGTGCCGAGGAGGCCGAACAGGGCCTTGTTTTTCTGGGGCTGGTCGGAATGATCGACCCGCCCCGCCCGGAGGCGGAGCGGGCCGTCAGGATGTGCAAACAGGCCGGGATCCGCCCGGTCATGATCACCGGAGACCATGCGGCGACGGCTGCGGCGATCGCCGTCCGCCTCGGGATCGCGGAGAGCGCCGGAAATGTTGTGACCGGTCCGGAGCTGGACCGCATGTCCGACGCGGAACTGAGTGGAAAGGTCAGCCGTCTCTCCGTGTTTGCCCGTGTTTCTCCGGAGCATAAAGTGCGCATTGTCCGGGCGTTCCAGTCCCGCGGCGAGGTTGTGGCGATGACCGGCGACGGCGTCAACGACGCCCCGGCCCTGCGGGCGGCGGACATCGGCTGCGCGATGGGGATTTCCGGGACGGACGTGGCCAAGGCCGCTTCCGACATGATCCTGACCGACGACAACTTTGCCACGATCGTCGCGGCCGTCCGGGAGGGGCGCGGGATTTATCAGAATATCCGCAAAACCGTGCATTTTCTGATCAGCTGCAATATCGGGGAGCTTCTGACGGTGTTCGTCGGATTTTTGCTGAGGCTGCCCAGCCCTCTTCTCGCGATCCAGCTTCTCTGGGTGAACCTGGTCACCGATTCCCTGCCGGCACTCGCGCTCGGCGTGGAACCGATCGGCGGCGACGTGATGAACCAAAAACCCGTGCGCCGCGGCGAAAGCGTTTTTTCCGGGGGAATGGGTTACAATATTCTGGTGGAGGGCTGCTTGATCGGCTCGCTTTCCCTGCTGGCGTACAGCATCGGGCGCGCGTTTTTCGACGTGGACCCGGCGTCCCCGTTTATCGGGCGGACCATGGCGTTTGCCGTTCTGAGCCTTTCACAGGTGGTACATACGTTCAATATGCGCTCCGACAGCTCCGTGTTCCGCGCCGGTCTGTTTGCCAACCCAAAGCTGGTTCTGGCGGCCGTCGCCTGCGTCTTTCTTCAGGCGGCTGTCATCGCGGTGCCGCCGCTCGCGGCGGTTTTTAAAACGGCGGTGCTGACGGGCCGGCAGTGGGCGGTTGTGGCGGCGCTGTCGCTTGCGCCGCTCTTTGTGGTGGAGGCGGAAAAAGCCGCCCGGCAGCGTGCCGCTGCACCCGCGCCCCGCCGTTTTACCCGGAGAGAACCGAAAGTTTAGGCTGGCGGGAGAGTTGACAAATGCTCCCGAAACGGCAAAGTTGGGAACAGTCTGGAGAATTGTCCGGTGCTGCGGATTTTCCCTCTCAGAGAAAGCGCGGTCTCACTGGGCGGTTCGGAGGGTAAAGGCTCCCGCAGGGCCTTCGTGTCAGCCGTAGGTGCTTCCTGTCCGGAGGACCGGCCGTGGCTGAAAAGCTGGGAGCGGTTCGGAGAATTTGTTCGGCACTGCGGGTCCGCCCTCTCAGGAAAGCATGCCTCATTGGGCGGGACGGGGGATAAAAGCTCCCCTTACAGGACCCAAAAACGAACGGACCCCGCTGAAAGGGACATTGTCCCTTTCAGCGGGGTCCGCAACCATGAATGCCTCAGCGCTTGCGGTTGATATCCGCGGGTTCTTCAAATCCTCCGCAGCTGCCGCAGTCACCGCCGCAGCCGCCGTGACTCAGGGAATCCACCGAATGGAATCCCAGGAACGCGAGCGCGGCAACGATCAGACTGATCAGAATCCAGGCCGCCATTCGATCACCTCCCACGACAGAATCTGTATGATGAATTTTTCAGGGCGTTCCACGCGGGAACGCCCGCTGGTTAGCTTGAACTTACTGTCTGGATCCAGTGTATCACGGTTTCGTCCGGCTGTCAAGCGGAGGCTGTTTGGCGCCGGAGGAACTTTCGCGGTGCTCGAACAGGGTGGGAAGCTTTCCGGATTTTGTCAGCGTCTGGTACAGAATCATCAGCAGCGGAATATAGATCAGAATCCAGAAATTTTTGGCGACCAGGGCGAAATAGATGGCGGCCAGCATCGAAAGAGGGTGGATATCGATGGAGGACGAGACGATTTTCGGCTCGATGATCTGCCGGATGGCGGTGATGATCAGCCAGCACACAAGAAGGGCGCCGGCCGTGAAATAGTTGCCTGTGAAAAGGTAGAAGCAGGAAATTGGAATGTAGATCGTCCCAGGGCCGAGGACCGGCAGGATATCCGCGATGCCGGTGATTAGGCTGAATACGAGGGGATACGGCACGCCGAGCACGATAAAAACAATGAGTGTCTCCACAAACGTGATAAAATAGATCAGGAGATAGGAACCGATGTATTTTCCGCTGAGGCTGCGCCCGTTGCGGGAGTAATTGCGAAGGTCGTCCGCGCCGCCGGCCGTGAAAAGCCCAAGCAGCGAATTCTTGATTTTCCGCATGTCTTTGGAAAAAAAGTAAGTGGAAAAGATCATGACGATGAACATGGTGAAAATGGCGGGAAGGGAGGTTAGAAAGCCGAGGACGGCGCTGAGCGTTTTGGTCGCGAGGGAAAGGCCCGTCTGCGCCAGGTTCAGCATCTTCTCCTGGTTCTGCTGAAGGAATCCCGCGTCAAAATGATTGATGGCGTCGTTGAACTGCTGGATCAGGGAGCTGAACGGCGAGGTCAGAGGGCCCAGGTCCGACGGTTTCAGGGTGGAGATATAGGCGATCAGATTGCTGATTTCACGGATCAGCCACAATCCGATCAGGAACAGCAGGCCGAACAGGACCGCGTAGACCGCGAGAGTCGCCACCGCCGCGGCCGCGGTCTGGTGGAAATGAAGCCTGCGGCGCAGGCACTCGATCAGCGGCTGGGCCAGCAGGGCCAGCAGAAAGCCGGCGAGAAACGGAAAGGTGTATTTCAGTGTTGCCGCGAACAGAAGAAACCCGGCGGTATAACAGACCAGAAACACCAAAAGAGGCCTGATCCGGATCAGCTGGTGCTTGTCGAACAACGAAAAACCCCCTTGTCAATTGAATCGGAATAGAGTATATTCATTATAACGTACAAAAGCGGAAAAAGAAAGAAAAAAAGGGCGTTCCGCACCGGGCTGCGGAACGCTCTCACACCGGAACTTATTTTTCCCTGCCCAAAAGCCAATCCACAGAAACATTGAGGATATTGGCAAGCGCCGAAAGCTCGAAATCCGTCACATAACGAATCTGTCCTTCCAGTTTGGACAGGCCGGAAGCATTCATGTCGACTCCGTTGACCTGAAGCTGAGCCAAAAGCTCTTTTTGCTTCATACCCTGATTTTTGCGTGCCATTTCGACGCGCGCACCCACCAAGTTGCGGGTTCCAAGTGCTTGTTTGCGCAATCTCAATTCGTTCATCTCCTCGTAGCATATTTTGGTTTTGCATACACTTCTTTTTCACAAGACTGTGTTTGCCGGCAGGATTCGGCAAAACAGTTCTTTTCCGGGACCGAATCTACCAATTTTACCGACAGTGCTTAGTATAATATCTTTTTGTTATTATTGCAATAAAAAATGGATTTTTTTCACCTGATTCGCCATATTATTAGAAAAAGTTTATAATTTAGACTAAGTGCCAAAATACAATATTATTTTACCAGGGCATGATAAAATTATTCTTTATTAGGAACTTAAATTTGAGCTTTGCTTTGACTGGCCGGACACCGCAGAACGAACGGCCGTAAGTTCCGGCCATTTCCTGCTTACTGTCCTGCGGACGGCAGCCGGCCCGGCCGCAGGGGACCGGACGGACCCATGCCGCCGCTAAGCCTGTGACACGCCGTTGTGCGATTGTCTCAAGCTTTCGTGTCAATCTATAATATGTCGGCCTGAGGATTGGAAGTCACAGTAATTTTTGAATCATAATTTCGGGGGATGTTTTTTTGGAAAAGAACAGTGAAAAAAGTAAGAACCTGACCATGCTGACCGATTTTTACGAGATCACCATGGCGAACGGGTATTTCACGAACGGGTACCGGAACACCATTGTCTATTTTGACATGTTCTTCCGTGAAATACCGGACAGCGGAGGGTACGCCATTATGGCGGGCGTTCAGCAGCTTGTGGATTACCTGAAGAACCTGAAATTCACGCCGGAGGATATCGACTATCTCCACAACTGCAAAATCTTTAATGAGGAGTTTATCCGCTACCTGGAGAATTTCCGCTTCTGCTGCGACGTCTGGTCGGTGCCCGAGGGAATGCCGATCTTCCCCGGCGAGCCGATCCTCACCGTGCGCGGGCCGGTGATCCAGGCCCAGTTCATTGAGACCATGATCCTGCTGACCATCAATCACCAGAGCCTGATCGCGACAAAGGCGAACCGCATCTGCCGCGCGGCGGAGGGCAGGCCGGTCATGGAGTTCGGGTCCCGGCGCGCGCAGGGCGCCGACGGCGCGATCCTGGGGGCGCGCGCCGCTTACATCGGCGGCTGCTGCGGCACGGCCTGCACCATCTGCGACCGGGAATACAGCGTTCCGGCCCTCGGCACGATGGCGCACAGCTGGATCCAGCTCTTTGACACGGAGCTCGACGCGTTCCGCGCCTATGCGCGGGAATACCCGCAGAGCTGCACGCTGCTGGTCGACACCTACAATGTTCTCAAATCGGGCGTTCCCCACGCGATCCAGGTGTTCCGGGAGGAGATTCTGCCGCGCGGCTTCCGGCCCGCCGGCATCCGCATCGACAGCGGCGACATCACCTATCTTTCCAAGCGGGCCAGAAAGATGCTGGACGAAGCCGGCTTTCCGGACTGCAAAATCTGCGCCTCCAACTCGCTGGACGAATATATCATCCGGGATATGCTGATCCAGGGGGCGAAGGTGGACAGCTTCGGCGTCGGCGAACGCATGATCACTTCGTCCAGCCATCCGGTGTTCGGCGGGGTGTACAAGCTCAGCGGGGTGGAAAACAGGGACGGCGGCGTCACGCCGAAAATCAAAATCAGTGAAAATGTGTCGAAAATCACCACCCCGGGTTTCAAAAGGCTCTGGCGCCTTTACGACCGCGCGAGCGGCAAGGCGCTCGCGGATGTCATCACTCTTTCCGACGAGGTGATCGACGACACGCGCCCCTATGAAATTTTCGACCCGGATTTTGTCTGGAAGCGCAAGACTCTCCGGAATTTCAGGGCGGAGGACATCCGCGTTCAGCTGTTCCGGAACGGGAACAGCCTCACGGAAAAGCAGTCCCTGAAGGCTCTCCAGTCCTTCTGCTCCCGGCAGGTGGATACGCTCTGGGACGAGGTCAAGCGGTTTGAAAATCCCCACCGCTATTACGTCGATCTGTCCCGCAAGCTGTGGGATGTGAAGAGCAGGCTGATTTCCGAATATTCCTTCGAGCCGGACGCTTGACATTTTCAGCGGAATCGTTTAAAATACACAGTACTATGCGAGCAGGCCGGGCAGCCGCGGGCGCAGCGCGAAAGCGCGCGTGCGAGGAAAGTCCGAGCTCCACAGGGCGGAATAACGGCTAACGGCCGCCGGGGGCGACCCCAGGGAAAGTGCAACAGAAAGAAACCGCCGCATTTGCGGTAAGGATGGAAAGGCGGGGCAAGAGCCCACCAGCGCGCGGGAGACCGCGCGGCTCTGCAAACCCTATTCGGAGCAACACCGCAGAGGGACGTTGCGCGCCGGCCCGGCGCGTCCCGAGAAGGTGGCATCGAGCCGCGGTGGCGACACCCGGCCAAGATAGATGGCTGCTTAAGACAGAACTCGGCTTACAGGCCTGGTCGCATTCTTAAACACTGAAACCCCGCTGTTTTAGCGGGGTTTTTGTTGCTTCGGCGGTCTTCGGCCCGCGGCGTCGGGAAAAATACCGCCTTTTTATTGACACATATGTTCGATTGTGATATCATATCGCGTAGGATGGATGGAACGGAAAGGGGGATTGCGGCATGACGCGCTGCGGCTGGTGCGAATCGGACGATCTGTACCGCGCCTATCACGACGAGGAATGGGGAGTTCCCGTCCACGACGACCGGAAGCACTTTGAATTTCTGGTGCTGGAATCCGCTCAGGCGGGGCTGAGCTGGATCACCATCCTGCGCAAGCGGGAGGCTTACCGGACTGCGTTCGACGGGTTCGACCCGGAAAAGATCGCCGCCTACGGCGAGGATAAACTATTGGAACTGATGAAGAATCCCGGCATCATCCGGAACCGCAGAAAAATAGAATCTGCGGTGAACAACGCCCGCCGGTTTCTGGAAGTACAGAGGGAATTCGGAAGCTTCGACCGGTACATCTGGAATTTTGTCGGGGGAAAGCCGGTGGTCGGGCACTACGGGACGCTCGATGAAATTCCGGCGAAAACGGAGCTTTCAGAGGCCGTCAGCCGGGATCTGAAAAAAAGGGGGTTCCAGTTTCTCGGTCCGGTTATCGTCTATTCCCACCTGCAGGCGACCGGGCTGGTCAACGACCACCTGGATTCCTGCTTTCGGAAAAACTGTTCGGAACCGGCGGCAAAGCCGGGATGAACCGCGCGGGAGGCCTCTGCGGCGGAATATTAAGAAGGGGCGCGGGAGAGTTTCTCCCGCGCCCCTATTTTTCTGCGAGCCTCTTTTACCAGTCGGTCCGGTCCGGCGCGTCCGTTCCCCGGTCAGCCGGAAGAGGGGACAGCGGCATCTCCCAAAGCTGATGGTCCGTATGCAGCAGTTCGTGAGCCCGGTGCGACAGCGGTTTTTCCATGTAATCCCGGTACAGGCGCAGAACGGCCGGATTCTCATGGGAAAAACGGACCGCGTTGTTCCGGTCGAGACCGTAAAGGTTCTTCGCGCGCTCGCCGGCGGGTTCTTCCCCCTCCCGGATCGGCTGCCCGCCGCCGCCGGAACAGCCTCCGGGACAGGCCATGACCTCTACAAAGTCATAGCGGGCCCTGCCGCGCAGGACCGCTTCCACCAGCCGCCTCGTGTTCCCGAGACCGCTGACGACCGCGACCCGGAGCGGCGTGCCGTTCAGCTCGAAGGAGGCTTCCTTCCAGCCGTCCATCCCCCGAACCCCGCGGAACGCGTCCGGGTCCGGATTTTCCCCGGTGACCAGATAATACGCGCTGCGGAGCGCGGCTTCCATCACCCCGCCGGTCGCGCCGAAGATCACGCCCGCGCCGGAACCGGCTCCGAGCGGAGCGTCGAATTCCTCTTCTTCGAGCTCGTTTGCCCGGATGTGTTCCGCGCGGATCATGCGGTCCACCTCGCGCGTGGTCAGGACCACGTCCACATCCCGCTCCGTCCCCGCGCTGTTCATGGAGGGAAGGGCG
This window contains:
- a CDS encoding calcium-translocating P-type ATPase, PMCA-type; protein product: MEWQSLTKEDCAEKLKTSLRKGLTPPQAAERLREYGNNELTRPKRKSLFLRFVAQLSDFMVIILLIAAGVSFVTSWLQRDSDYIDAIIILIIVAVDAVTGLIQESRAERAIEALQRLSSPKARVIRSGKEFEIPAEELVPGDLVAVETGDLVPADLRLTESVDLKAEESALTGESLPGEKDADSVYPAGTPLGDRHNFLYSTSSVTAGRGRGIVVETGMSTQVGRIAHMIGREAAPQTPLQKKLAQTGRMLGAGALVICLVIFIMGLIQKIDPLEMFLIAISLAVAAIPEGLPAVVTVTLAVGVRRMAAKRAIVRRMPAVETLGSASVICSDKTGTLTQNRMTVVELQSAAGRLAADSAEGRLLLETASLCTNCVSSGGKLRGDPTETALVRAASADPGRLEQRFPRVREFPFSSERKRMTTVHRLPGGRCRIVTKGAPDVLLRYCSSGTEGMERRNEEMASRALRVLGVACRDADRPPQSAEEAEQGLVFLGLVGMIDPPRPEAERAVRMCKQAGIRPVMITGDHAATAAAIAVRLGIAESAGNVVTGPELDRMSDAELSGKVSRLSVFARVSPEHKVRIVRAFQSRGEVVAMTGDGVNDAPALRAADIGCAMGISGTDVAKAASDMILTDDNFATIVAAVREGRGIYQNIRKTVHFLISCNIGELLTVFVGFLLRLPSPLLAIQLLWVNLVTDSLPALALGVEPIGGDVMNQKPVRRGESVFSGGMGYNILVEGCLIGSLSLLAYSIGRAFFDVDPASPFIGRTMAFAVLSLSQVVHTFNMRSDSSVFRAGLFANPKLVLAAVACVFLQAAVIAVPPLAAVFKTAVLTGRQWAVVAALSLAPLFVVEAEKAARQRAAAPAPRRFTRREPKV
- a CDS encoding DNA-3-methyladenine glycosylase I, which translates into the protein MTRCGWCESDDLYRAYHDEEWGVPVHDDRKHFEFLVLESAQAGLSWITILRKREAYRTAFDGFDPEKIAAYGEDKLLELMKNPGIIRNRRKIESAVNNARRFLEVQREFGSFDRYIWNFVGGKPVVGHYGTLDEIPAKTELSEAVSRDLKKRGFQFLGPVIVYSHLQATGLVNDHLDSCFRKNCSEPAAKPG
- the ytvI gene encoding sporulation integral membrane protein YtvI, with the translated sequence MFDKHQLIRIRPLLVFLVCYTAGFLLFAATLKYTFPFLAGFLLALLAQPLIECLRRRLHFHQTAAAAVATLAVYAVLFGLLFLIGLWLIREISNLIAYISTLKPSDLGPLTSPFSSLIQQFNDAINHFDAGFLQQNQEKMLNLAQTGLSLATKTLSAVLGFLTSLPAIFTMFIVMIFSTYFFSKDMRKIKNSLLGLFTAGGADDLRNYSRNGRSLSGKYIGSYLLIYFITFVETLIVFIVLGVPYPLVFSLITGIADILPVLGPGTIYIPISCFYLFTGNYFTAGALLVCWLIITAIRQIIEPKIVSSSIDIHPLSMLAAIYFALVAKNFWILIYIPLLMILYQTLTKSGKLPTLFEHRESSSGAKQPPLDSRTKP
- a CDS encoding helix-turn-helix domain-containing protein, whose product is MNELRLRKQALGTRNLVGARVEMARKNQGMKQKELLAQLQVNGVDMNASGLSKLEGQIRYVTDFELSALANILNVSVDWLLGREK
- a CDS encoding nicotinate phosphoribosyltransferase, producing MLTDFYEITMANGYFTNGYRNTIVYFDMFFREIPDSGGYAIMAGVQQLVDYLKNLKFTPEDIDYLHNCKIFNEEFIRYLENFRFCCDVWSVPEGMPIFPGEPILTVRGPVIQAQFIETMILLTINHQSLIATKANRICRAAEGRPVMEFGSRRAQGADGAILGARAAYIGGCCGTACTICDREYSVPALGTMAHSWIQLFDTELDAFRAYAREYPQSCTLLVDTYNVLKSGVPHAIQVFREEILPRGFRPAGIRIDSGDITYLSKRARKMLDEAGFPDCKICASNSLDEYIIRDMLIQGAKVDSFGVGERMITSSSHPVFGGVYKLSGVENRDGGVTPKIKISENVSKITTPGFKRLWRLYDRASGKALADVITLSDEVIDDTRPYEIFDPDFVWKRKTLRNFRAEDIRVQLFRNGNSLTEKQSLKALQSFCSRQVDTLWDEVKRFENPHRYYVDLSRKLWDVKSRLISEYSFEPDA
- a CDS encoding FeoB-associated Cys-rich membrane protein, which gives rise to MAAWILISLIVAALAFLGFHSVDSLSHGGCGGDCGSCGGFEEPADINRKR